The genomic stretch CGATAAGTTTTGATGACCAAGCAGTTGGCGGCGGCTACCATGCTGGAGGAATTCATGCCACAGGTTGGTATTACACGAACTTCCCTAATATCGAGAAGTGGAGCCAAGACGATAACGGCGACGGCCGGCACGAGGAGGTCAAGTTCAGATGGTCACCATCGTTCTCGCCAGGAGGCTACAACATAGAGGTTGAGTATTGGGATCCTAACTTTAACTTCAACACTGGACTGGGGGACACGGGAGAGATCAACGTTTCTTCTTATATAACGACAGCGATCGGTCGATATAGAGTGGGATCGACCTGGCTCTGCAAGTTCACATACCCGAGTTCTCGTGCGAACTCTTGGCCATTCAATTGTTGATCGATTTCCGTCGCGATCATACCTTTTAAGGAGGCGAAATGCGCGGTCTTAACCGACAACAAAGGATTCGACGCGGCGCTGCAACATTCGCTATCGTGGCGTTCGTCTCGCTAGCGATCATGAGGATGAGCGACAAGGCGACCATTGCCGAGCCGGAGTTCCCGCCTCTCGCAAGCGATACGCTGCAGCAGGGTCCTGGATGGACGATCCGAACCGAGGAGTTCGACGGCAATGTCGCCGCTGGCGTTATCTTCAGCTCATACAGCCGCGAATCCCTCCTGTCATACGCAGACGCCGCGAGGTCGAACACAGAGGCAACATTCAGCCAGCACGAAACAGTGCCGGCGCTGGTGACGTTTCGTCGGCCAGTTCCCATTGATGAGTTCGCGGGACTGATTGAGCCCTCGGGCGCAACGGTCATCAGCTACCAGATCCGCACGATCGAGCCAGATGGGCGGCGTGGCACACTCGGTGGTGCGCCCGAACCGAACGGCGTTGTGCTAGACCTCGACCATGTCGCCGACTTTGCCGCGCGGCAGGAGAGTAAAGGTGCTAGCCCGCTACGTATCCTCGGCGTCATCGATGCGGAGGTTGTCGTTGATCGACAGTCGTATGACGCGCTGTCCAAGCTCGATGCGGTATTTCTCGTCGACCTGACTCGAGCAACGGTTGTTGATTCATTATCGATGGATCTTCGGGAGAAGATCGCCATCAGCGACGTGCGTCTGGAACCGCTCTATTGGCATCTCGAAGACACGGGGCTGGTGTCCTCTTCGGTTGAAGGTCCATAATCCATAGCCTTCGCTGGCACGCGTATTCCAGGCGGATACGCAGGGAGAGTTGTCCCGGATGCGAAGATTCGCCTTCATCGTTCCGACGACCATTGGCAGCGCGGCGGCTCCACCTGCGCCTCTCCGCTACTACCCTGCGCCCGACGCTGGAGGTGGCGCTGGCTGGCACGACCGTCGTCCTCTCCAACGAGGTTGCCGAGGCGTACGACCGGCTCCTATGCGCGCCGACCGGTCCGTCGCCGGCGATGGTCAACGCCGTCCTCGACGCGCTGACTCCGGCCGGCATCACCTACCTCGACATGCCGCTGTCGGCACCGAAGGTGTGGGCGGCGTTGCAGGCAGGTGGGCATGCATGTCGAGCCGAAACGCTGGATCGTTGAGCAGACGTTTGGCTGGTTGAATCGATACCGGCGGTTGAGCAAGGATTACGAGGCACATCCCGAGACGAGTGAAGTCATGATCTTGATCGCGATGACGCACCTGATGGTTCGCAGAGTTCGAACATAGCCTTCTCAGACAGGATCATAACACCCTCTAGCCACAGTCGCACCGCCGGATGCTGATTCTCGACCTTGGCTGATGCAGAGTCCGGTCCGTGCGAACGCCGTCCTGCACTGGGTGGAATCCAGCGCGGCGTCGGGAGAGTCGACGATCGTTTCCGAGATCTGGGTGCAGCTCGATGGCGACGGTGTCATCAAGCGTCTGCACACCATCTCCACCGATAGCGACGGCGGATTTGTGCAGGAGAACGGGTATGAGGACCGGACCGCCTACACCGTCTGGGCAGCCGGCACGAACCAGCTACATCCGGGAGGCGCCGCCTGCGTCGAAGCCGGCAGTTCGCCACCACCACCGGGGCCGGCCGGTCCGCCGTTTCTCGTCGATGCGGTCACGCTGCAACAGTACGGATTTTTCCTGGTAACGGGCGACGCTCCGATCGTGCCAACGACGCCACCTCTTGATGGCGTCGAACCACGGCGGTCGTTCTCGGCGAACGGTCCGTTGACGACGTGGGAGAAGCAGTTGGAACGACGAGGCGGCGGCACAACAGTCATGCGAGGGGCGATTGGCGCGGCGCAACGTGGCATCTCCAGCAGCCTGACCGAGCTGGCGGCGGATGGATCCGTCATCCGAATGTCCGAAGGCGCCTATGGCCGGCTCGATGTCTACGATCCTGCGGTCGTGCCCAACACCGTGTTCGCAAAGGTCTCGACTGTCGAGGAGCAATGTCATGGACCACGATAAGCGCGGATACCGCTCGGCAGTCGGCCGCAGGATAAGAAAACGCCCCGGGAGCAAGGGCTCTCCCGGGGCGTTGGACGTGCTAGTGGGTAGTGCCTACCAGCGGCTGTAGCTGCGCTGCTCGCGGCGCGACTGGAAGCAGTCGGAGCAATAGACCGGCTTGCCGCTCGTCGGAACGAACGGAACCTGGGTCTGCTTGCCGCACTGATCGCAGACGGCGTCGTGCATCTCGCGCGCGCCACCGCCACGGGAGCCGTAGCTGTCGCTGCGGTATCCCGAGTCGCCACCCTGGCGGGACGCCTTGGCGGCGCGCCGGCAGTCTGGGCAGCGGGTGGGCTCATTGGTGAAGCCCTTCTCGGCGTAAAACTCCTGCTCGCCAACCGTGAACACGAACTCGTTCCGGCAATCGCGGCAGGTCAGGGTCTTGTCAGTCAACATCGTTGTAGCGTTCTCCTCGCTGAACAGTCCCCGCCCAACATGGACGAGGTGACATCTGGGTTTAGTCGGACAGGTCTTTCAGCGAGATGAGGAAGGCGACAAGCCCTTGGTGTCACCGGAGACATCGGCGCGGAAATTCGTGACCGTTGATAGCAATCGTACCAGAAACACGGGTGTCAAGCAATACATCATGACAAATTCCGCGACCGGCGCGTCACTCCCCGACGTACCCCCAGGCCACCCAGGCCGACGCCGTCTCCGCGTCGACGAGGTAGACGGAGTGGTTGTAGTTGGGAGGCGGCGTGCACTCGGGGCAGCCGGCCCCGATGAAGAACGTATTGCCATAGTCGACGACCCACATCCGCCGTCCCTCGATGTGATCGAGCGTCTTGCCGTCCGGCAGCGGGAGGTTGCGCAGCCCGACCCATGGCTTGCCGCCCTCGCCGGCTTGACCGGCGGTAACGAGCCCATAGGTCGCCACGACCGTCACCGTCCGTCCCTCCCACTCGCCGCCGTTGCCCCACGGGACGCCCAGTCGGCTTACCGCCTCCATCGCCTCCGCCTGCGAGATCAGCGGCGGCGCGTCCGTCCGGACGACCGTCAGGTCCTGGCCGGCGAAGGCGGGGTTGTCTGGATACGGCTGGCCAGGAGCGGGAGTCGCCGGCGGCTCGGGCGTGGCGGGCGCCGGTCCTGCGGGGGCCTCGACGGTCTCACATGAAACCCAGCCGCCCTCACCGGATGGCGTCGGCATTTCGCGTGGGTCGCGATCCGGCAAGCTTGGATCACGTAACGCAGACTTGAAGATCGACCCGTCCTCAGAAGTGATGATCCCGGACAATATGCCCGACTCGACGTCGTAGACGAAGCCGATGTATGACGCGGGTGGACGGTGGAGGAACCCGGGAGCGAGGTATTCAATGTTGAAGTCGCCACCAACGATAACCAGTGCCATCTCACGCTTGCACGTCGGCGGGTAGGGCGTTCCAGCGAGCCCGAAGTCAAGCAGCTGCTGCTGGAAGACTGGCTCGGCGAACAGAACACGCGCCTCGCCGCTTCGCACTGCGTCCGTCACGCCAAGGTAGTAGTACACCGTCTTGAGTGCTGCATCCACGTTAGCCCGCTCGTGATCGGTGAGCGCCGTCGGTGTGGAGTCAGGCACGGCGGGGGTTATCAGCAGCAACGCCACATCAGTGCTGGTTCGCGCCTGTTGCCTGGTCGCATCGTTATCACTGCTTCTCGGCGCAAGCAACGCATAGAGCGCTACCATGCCTACCAGAACACTGGAGAACCCGATAGCGACGAGAGTCAACCGCGAAACGCGGTTCATCGGTGCGCCCCCATCTCCTGACGGTATAGCAGGTCGAACAGACGAGCGGCGACGCTCTGCCACGGTATCGTCCCGTCAGACACCAGCAGCGTCGTTCGAGCGGTCATGACAATCCTCACTTGGGACGCGTGAGTCGTGCCGCAGTCGGAGGTAGAGAATGGGCGTGTCACGAGTATAGCGCGATTCATCAAGCTATCGGCCGCCTGATCTGACCGTCACGCGGTCGTCCTGCACTGAGAACAGGAATCCCGCGCCCAGCGTCTTCGTTCCGTGACGAGAGCAGGCCCGACATCCTCGCCGGCCCGGATGCTGTGGCATGATCCGACCATCGTCGCGGGTGCGCCGCGGCAGGCAGGGATGGATGGAAACAATGGAAGTGCGACCCGGCGAGCCGGTGCCCGTCGTCGTCTTTTCCGACTACGTCTGACCGTTCTGCTACATCGGCTCGGTTCGAGTCGATCAGCTCAAGCGGGACTACGATGTCGTCGTCGAGTGGCGAGCGTTCCTGCTCGCCCCGGATACGCCGCCAGAGGGCCGG from Thermomicrobiales bacterium encodes the following:
- a CDS encoding zinc-ribbon domain containing protein translates to MLTDKTLTCRDCRNEFVFTVGEQEFYAEKGFTNEPTRCPDCRRAAKASRQGGDSGYRSDSYGSRGGGAREMHDAVCDQCGKQTQVPFVPTSGKPVYCSDCFQSRREQRSYSRW